One Candidatus Omnitrophota bacterium DNA window includes the following coding sequences:
- a CDS encoding HIT domain-containing protein, with protein sequence MDRLWAPWRLNYLSGKRKEKGCIFCHAKIDSTNDYVIFKTKKSICLLNRYPYNNGHVMICPLRHINDITKLTEEEIIDLFKSLNRTKGLLQKVLKPQGYNIGLNLGKVAGAGITGHLHLHIVPRWLGDKNFMPLISGTKVISESLDELVKRLKNAINK encoded by the coding sequence ATGGATAGACTTTGGGCACCATGGAGGTTAAATTACTTAAGTGGCAAAAGAAAAGAGAAAGGTTGTATTTTCTGCCATGCCAAAATTGACAGTACCAACGATTATGTTATTTTTAAGACGAAAAAATCCATATGTTTACTCAATAGGTACCCATATAATAACGGCCACGTTATGATTTGTCCTTTGAGGCATATTAATGATATAACAAAATTGACTGAAGAAGAGATTATTGATTTATTTAAATCTCTAAACCGAACAAAGGGCCTTTTGCAGAAAGTTTTAAAGCCTCAAGGCTATAATATAGGTTTGAACCTTGGGAAAGTTGCAGGGGCTGGGATTACTGGCCATTTGCATTTACATATTGTACCCCGTTGGTTAGGGGACAAGAATTTTATGCCTTTGATTTCCGGTACAAAGGTAATTTCGGAGTCGCTGGATGAGTTAGTTAAACGCCTAAAAAATGCCATCAACAAGTAA